CATCGCCCTCTCCTTTGTGGTTCGAGATTGCCCGCGGCTCATGCCCGCGACCCGGGCTATCCTACATCAGCCCGGGCATGTCGCCATGCGTACAATCGTAGGGGCAACCCCCGTGGTTGCCCCACCGGCGCGTGGCAGGGCGGCCACGGGGGGCCGGCTCTACGTTTGCACGAACCGATCCCAGGGGGAACGGTGTCCGATCAAGCGACAACTCCCGTTGTTACCCACTGAACGCCCCGCGTGTGCGGGTACGGTAGGATGCGCGGACACGAGCGAGGATTAACGACCCGGCGCAACGAGACACGCGAGGCTGGCCCGGGCTATTCGGAGGACATTATGCGCAGACGATTCGTGATGGTGATCGCGGCCGCACTCGTTCTGGCCGCCAGTTATACCGGCCGCATCAGCGGCCAGGACGCGCCCGAATACGGCCCACCCAAAGGCACGCTGGTCATTGTCGGCGGCGGATCTCTGGAGGGCACCGGCATCTACGAGAAGTTCATCCAGCTCGCCGGTGGCCCCAACGGCTCGTTTGTCATCGTGCCCACCGCCGGCGGCAACAAGAACCCGGACGGCACGATCAGGGAATACAAGGAAGAACAGGTCGTCGCCGGCTGGCTCAAGCGTGGCGTGAAGAACGTCAAGATGCTCCACACCCACGATCCCAAGGTGGCCGACACCGAGGAGTTCGCGAAGATCCTGCGGACGGCCAACGCGGTGTGGTTTGATGGCGGCCGCCAATGGAACATCGTCGACTCCTACATGAACACGCTGACATACAAGGAATTCCACAAGGTCCTCGAGCGCGGTGGCGTGATCGGGGGCAGTTCGGCCGGCGCGACGATCCAGGGCGACTACCTGGTGCGCGGCGCCGTGGCCGGTGCGCAGATCATGATGACGCCGGAAAAGGAGCACGAACACGGGTTCGCCTTCCTGCGCAAATCCGCGATCGACCAGCACATCAACACGCGTATCCGGTGGGACGACCTCATCCAGGTGATCCAGAAGATGCCGAACCTGCTCGGGATCGGCCTCTCGGAAGGGACCGCGATCATCGTCACTGGCGACACGTTCGAGGTGGCAGGCAAGTGGAAGGTGGCCATCCACGACAACACGCGCCTGTATCAGCCGTGGGAGAAGCCGTACTACGTGCTGTCGGTGGGCGACGTCTACAACATGAAGACGCGAAAGATCGTGAAGCTTGGGACGGGCGCGGCGCCAGCACGCGGGGGTGCGCCTGGGGGATTCTAGGGTCCCGCGGGAGGACGGCTTCCGAAGCGGCCCCTCGAACCAAGCCGACAGCGAAGTCTGCAAAACGCACCGATAGGGCCAGGACAGGTAGCGCGAATAGCGCGACCGTCAGGTCGGCGACCCGTCCCGGCAAGGTGCGTTTTGCCGGCTTGTGTGAGCGGGGACGCGAAGGAACCGTCGCCCCGCGGGCTGGACCAGGTACCGCTGGCGGATTCGAGAAGCCGAGGAACGCGTACAAACCGAGGGGCGGGCACAGGGGCCCGCCCCTACGAATCCATCTTCTTACTACTGCTTTTCGATCGGCTCCGCCGGCGCGGGCTTCTTCTCCACCTTCACCGGATTCTTCACATACTTGTCGAGCCACGCGGACCAGCGGGCCCACAAGTCGAGCAGCGTCTCACGCGCCACCGGCCCGTGATCCTCAAACGGATAGAGATACAGCGACGACGTCTTGCCGAGTCCGTTCAGCGCGTGGTGCAGCCGGATCGAGTTGGTGGGGTCGGTGCCGACGTTCTGGTCATGGAGGTTGTGATACATGAGCAGGGCGCCGGTCAGGTTGTTCGCGTACAGGAACGGCGACATGCCGAGGTAGACATTCGGAGCCTCCCAGAGGTCGCGGCGCTCGCTCTGGAACCCGATCGGTGTCAGCGTGCGGTTGTAGGCGCCGTCGCCCGCGATGCCCGCCTTGAAGAACGGCGTGTGCACCATCGCGTTGACGGTCGTAAACGCGCCGTAGCTGTGGCCGCCAATCGCCAGGCGCGTGCGGTCCACCAGCCCGCGGCGATCGAGCTCGTCGATCATCGCTGACAGACTGTTCCGCAGGTCGTTCACGTAGTTGTTGTTCTGCTGGTTGGCCGGCCCGACAATGGGCAGCGCTCCCGGCGAGTCGACCACGACGGCGTAGCCCATCCGCACGAAGAACTGCATCGACCGGGCGTTGAAGTTCTGGAACGCGTTCTTGTTGAAGGTCCGATCCGGTCTGTCGATCGCGTCCTGGTCGGTGAACTCGCGCGGGTACAGCCAGAAGATGGCCGGCGGCTTCGGGCCGCCCGGCTTCCAGTCGGGCGGCAGCATGACGCTGACGGCGAACTTGACGCCGTCGGCGCGCTCGACCATTACGCGCTGCTTCGGTGCACTGGTCAGGTCCGGGAACAGGTCCTTGTTCTCGGTGAGTTGCTTGCGCGCGGCGCCGTCGACGAGGAAGAACTGCGGCACCTGCGTGGGACTCTGGCGTTCCACGACAAAGCGGCCGGCCTCCGGGTCAATCACGGTCGTGACGCTCTCGAACGCGTCCTTGTTGTCGCCCTCGAACAGCCGTTTCTTCTCGCCGTTCTTGATCGCGACCTTGTCGATGAAGGTCTTGGGCCCGACCTGATCGGGGTTCTTGTCGTAGGTGGTGCCCTGGTAGTAGACACTCGTGTTGTCGGCCGACATCATCACGGGACCGGAGCCGCCGCCGGCTCCACCGCGGCCGCCACCA
This window of the Acidobacteriota bacterium genome carries:
- a CDS encoding cyanophycinase; protein product: MRRRFVMVIAAALVLAASYTGRISGQDAPEYGPPKGTLVIVGGGSLEGTGIYEKFIQLAGGPNGSFVIVPTAGGNKNPDGTIREYKEEQVVAGWLKRGVKNVKMLHTHDPKVADTEEFAKILRTANAVWFDGGRQWNIVDSYMNTLTYKEFHKVLERGGVIGGSSAGATIQGDYLVRGAVAGAQIMMTPEKEHEHGFAFLRKSAIDQHINTRIRWDDLIQVIQKMPNLLGIGLSEGTAIIVTGDTFEVAGKWKVAIHDNTRLYQPWEKPYYVLSVGDVYNMKTRKIVKLGTGAAPARGGAPGGF